A stretch of DNA from Gemmatimonadota bacterium:
ACTGAAAGCAGACCCTGTACCGGTCGTTGATTCGGATCGAGTGCTGCCCGGCACCATCTCCCTTCAGCTTCTCCAGGCGCAGACCAGGAAGCGACAAGGACTGCAGGGAAACCGCAGAGTTCAATCGGTCCAAGGTTCCGGCGCAGGACGTTCGGCGGCCATGATGGCGGTGTGGTGGCCCACCCGATCGGGCAGAGGGATCCTGCCGGTACCTGTCGTGCTCGTTCTGTTGCGGCGCTTACCGCGATGCGCTGATCAAGCGGCCTTCGCCTTCTGATACAACGCCGTCACTTTCGCTTCGGCGATTCGACCACCCAGTCGGCGTGTTGCTCGTCTCGCTGCACGTGCTAATATTCGGGCGTGAACTCGACCCGCATCAGTCGCCGCGTTAACGCGCCCCGCGCGATCGTCTATCGCGCGCTTCTCGATGCCCGCGCGGTCGCGACGTGGATGGTGCCGACCGGCATGACCAGCCACGTGCAAGTGTTCGACCCTCGCGAAGGTGGCTCGTTCCGGATCTCGCTCACGTACGACGCGCCGAGCGGGATCGGCAAGACGACCGCTAACACCGACACGTACCACGGCCGCTTCGTGAAGCTCGTGACGAACGAGCAGGTTGTCGCTACCGCGCGGCCTGCCGACCGCCGACAACGAGGCCGGCAAGCATTGCTCAGGGAGATGGATGAATGAATGCCAAAACCGAAACGCAGTCGATTTCTCTCGAGTTCGACCTGCCACACCCGCCCGCGAAAGTATGGCGTGCGCTGACCGAGCCCGAGTTGCTCGCGGCGTGGCTGATGGCAAATGACATGCGGCCAACTGTCGGGCACAGCTTCACCTTCAAGCAGCAGCCGACGCCATGGTGGGACGGGATCGTGCACTGTGAGGTGCTGGAGGTCGACCTGCACAAGCGCCTCCGGTACTCGTGGCGCAGCGGTGCGGAGTCCTCGCGTCTCGACACCCTGGTCACCTGGACGCTCACGCCGACGCCATCAGGCGGCACGCGGCTCGTGCTTGAGCACTCCGGCTTCCTGCCCTCCAATGCGTTCGCTATCGATGGCGCGCGCAAAGGGTGGCAGCGCATGGTTGGCGAAGGTCTGATCGAGGTGTTGGCGCGGGCCGCTTGAATTGAATGCATAGCCGTGCGGGACAATTGTGGACGCGGCGCCCGGAAACTTGTGGATGAGTCGGAGCGCCGGGTCGCGAGCCCCAGGGTCCTCCTACAGGAGGAAACCCCGCATTGTTGTAAGAGAAACTTCGACTTGACTCGTATGGAACGTCTCCACGCCATCCTTGTACCGGCTTTCACGGTTGCGCTCACCCTCGTGCCTGCCACGGCTGGCGCCCAGGATCACGAGGAGGGCGGTGCGGCGCTCGAGCCCGGCCATGTCCTGTATGCCCAGAAGGGATGCCTCGGTTGCCACGGCGCCAGTGCGCGGGGCGAGGTCGGGCCGCCGCTGGCACGCACGCGCCTGTCGTTCGAAGCCTTTCTGAACCAGCTGCGTCGCCCGCGGGGAATCATGCCGCGCTTTGCTCACACGCTGGTCAGCGACCAGGAAGCGCGCGCGATTTACCGCTACCTCGAGACCGCGCCGGCCGCGGACCCGCGCCTCCGCGCGGAGCTCCCTCACGGCAAACTGGACCCTGCGAGCTGCGCTGGCTGCCATCGCAACTACAACCCGGTCATCGTCCGGCAATTCGAGACGAGCGCCATGGGTCGTGCGGGCGTGCAGAATCGAAGCGTCGACTTTCCGCGGCCGCAGCTCACGTGCGCGGACTGTCATGGCACGAATCACGACACAATCATGGCGTCGCGGGGCCGCGTGCCGGAAGTCACGTGCGGCGGGTGCCACGCGCAGATCTACAAGGATCACGTGACCGATGCCGGCCACTCCTACGGTCCCGGGCCGGGTACGCTCGGCACGAATTGGGAGCGGAACATCGGCGTGCCGCACTACCAGCAGATGCCACGCGTCGTCATGGAGATGGGGTGTGACCCATGCCATGCCCAGGCCGGCGCGACCGACGCGAAATATTGGAGCACCGCCGCGCAGCGCTACATCGATACCAGCTCGCTCATCTATCGCAACGGCTGCATCGCCTGCCATACGCGTCACTCGTTCAGTCTCGAAGAGGCCCGGAAACCGGAGGCATGCTACACCTGTCACATGGGACCCGACCATCCAAACTATGAAGCGTATATGAGCTCGAAGCACGGCTCGATCTACGCCGCGCGCGGGGACAATTGGGATTGGGCGAGACCTCTGGCGCAGGCGGACTGGGAAGCGCCCACCTGCGCGTATTGCCACATGCTTTATGTGGGCGCTGACGGTAGGCGCAGCTCGAGCCACAACATGACCAGCAAGATCATCTGGGGTATGGGCGTCCAGGCGGCAGCCGGCGAACTCACAGACCTCGCCACGCAACCCGAAGCCCGGCAGAAGCGCAACGAGATGTTGAAGGTATGTCTCACCTGCCACTCGGAGGATAAGGCGCGCGACTATCTGCGCTCAGCGGATGGCCACAAGCTGGCCGGTGACGCGCTGGTAGTGGAGGCCCGCGGGATCCTCGCGGAGCTCTATGACGACGGTCTCATCGAGCCCAGCCACGGCTCTCTGGCGGCGGCTCTCCTGGCGGGGCCGCGCTACACTGCGCTCGAGTTGCCCACGTCCTTCGCCCAGCACTGGCCGGCCGGACTCTACTTCGACGTGACCGCAATCGAGCGCGAGTACTTCGACCTGTTCTTCTTCTCGAACCTGAAATCGTACAAGGGCGCCTTCCACATGAGCCCGGATTACGCCTGGTGGTACGGCTATGCCGACGTGCTCGGCCATCTCGCACGCATTCGCGACGAGGCGCAGCGGCTGCGCGACGCTCGATCGACGCGCAACCGGACGCTATTCATGATATTCACCGGCCCGCTGATGGTACTGGGCGTACTCGCGGCATTGTACTTAGCGTGGCGTTTCTGGCGCCGACGGCGGCAGCAGGAGGGCAGCTAAGCAAAAAGGGATTAGCGGGCAGGGCTAGCGCCGTCCGCGATGCGAGCGAGTTGTGCTCACTCCACGGCCGTTTCCGGTCCGGCCCAGGCGATCAGCCCGGGCAGGAAGCGGCCGTCCAGATCTGCATGCTGCGGCAGCACTCGAATGGTGTAGCCGTGAAGTCCGCTGGCGGGGCAGGGGACGGCGCTCGCCTCGAAAACGTGGGCCGTGTCGCCGACGGGGCCGCCGGGCTGCATGCGTATTGCCGTCGCTTCGCTGATCATGCCCCTGGGGTCGAGCCGCCCGATGTAGAGCTGCACGGCGACATCCTCCGGCCCGAGGGAGCCGAGCCGCACCCGGGCCCGTACGCACACCTGCTCGCCGACTTCCACCTCGTCCGCGGGACCCGCATCGACAGCCTCCACGCTCACTGCGGACCAGCCGGCGAGGACGCGGGTTTTCCAGGCCGCCAGGGCCCGCGCCCCCACCGCCTCATCCGCCGCCAGCCGGCGCGCGCGAGAAGCGGCCGGCATATAGAAGCGGTCGGTGTACTCTCGGACCATGCGATGCGTGTTGAAGATCGGGCAGAGCCGGCCGAGGGCCGCTTTCATTCCGCCGACCCAGCGGCGCGGCAACCCGCCGGCATCCCGGTCATAGAACGCCGGGACCACGGTCCGCTCCAACAGCGCGTAGAGCGCTTCGGCTTCGACGCGGTCCTGTTCCTCCGGGTCACTATAGAGCTCCCCACCACCGATGGCCCAACCTCCGGCCAGCGCCTCGCCTCCGACCACGTCCCACGCCTCCGCCCACCAGCCGTCGAGCGTGCTCAGGTTCAGCACGCCGTTGGCGGCGGCTTTCATCCCGCTCGTGCCGCTCGCCTCCAGCGGCCGGCGGGGCGTGTTGAGCCACACGTCTGATCCTTGCACGAGGTAACGGGCCGCCGCCATGTCGTAGTCCTCGAGAAAGGCCAGGCGGCGGTGGAACGGCGGCTCGCGGGCGAGGCTCACGATCTGACGGATGAGGTCCTTGCCGACCTCATCGCGAGGGTGTGCCTTGCCGGCTATCAGGATCTGCACCGGGCGATCCGCGTCGCCGAGGATCCTGGCCAGCCTGTCCGGGTCGCGGAAGAGCAACGTTGCCCGCTTGTAGGCGGCGAAACGCCGGGCGAAACCGATCGTGAGGGCTTTCACGTCGAGCACTTCCTCGACCTCCTCGAGCTCGGCCCGCGAAGCGCCGCGCCGCGCGAACTGCGTGCGCAGCCGGCGTCGCGCGAACGCCACCAGACGTTCGCGCCGCCTCTCGTGCGTCCGCCACAGCTCCTCCGATGGGATGCGGCCCGCGCGCCCCCAGGCCGTTTCATCCGCCGGCTCCTCGCGCCAGCGCGGGCCGAGGTACCGGTCGTAGAGCTGGTCCATCTCGAGGGAGATCCAGCTTCGAAAATGGACGCCGTTGGTGACGGTGCCGATCGGAATCTCGTGCTCGGGCACGCCGGGCCAGAGCCCCCGCCACATGGGTCGACTGACCCGGCCGTGCAGGCGGCTCACGCCGTTCGAGTGGGCAGCCAGGCGCAGTGCCAGGACCGTCATGCCGAAGGGCTCCCCGTCGTTTTCGGCGTCCTGCCGACCGAGCACCAGGAGTTCCCGGAGGGAGATTCCGAGCCCCCGGGCGTAGTCTTCGAAGTACCGCGCCATGAGGGCATGGGGGAACGCGTCATGCCCCGCCGCAACGGGCGTGTGCGTGGTGAAGACCAGTCCTGCGGAAGCCAGCTCGCGTGCCTCAGCGAAGTCGAGCCCGTGCCGCTCCATGAGCCGGCGTATCCGCTCCAGGGCCAGGAAGGCGGAGTGCCCCTCGTTCATGTGGCAAACGACGGGGTCGAGGCCGAGCGCCTCCAGCACGCGGCAGCCGCCGATGCCGAGCAGAATCTCCTGCTGGATCCGCATCTCCAGATCACCGCCATAGAGCTGATCGGTGATGTCGCGGTCGCCGGGGCCATTCGCCGGGATATTCGTATCCAGGAGGTAAAGGGGGATGCGGCCCACTCGAGCTCGCCACACCTGCGCCGCCACCTGACGCCCGGGGAACGCAATCGCGATGGTCAGGGGATTTCCGTCCGGCCGGCGCTCCAGGGCCAGCGGCAGCGTGTAGAAGTCATTGTCCTGATAGATCTCCTGCTGTCGGCCGGCATCGTTCAGGACTTGCCGGAAGTATCCCTGTTGATAGAGGAGGCCGACGCCGACCAGTGGTAGGCCCAAGTCGCTCGCGGATTTGAGGTGGTCTCCGGCCAGGATGCCCAGCCCGCCCGCGAAGATCGACAGACACTCCGTAAGCCCGAACTCGGCCGAAAAATAGGCGATGAGCGGCGCCGGTGCGGAGCCGTGGGCCCGGCGAAACCAGGTCGATTCCTTGGTTAGAGTTAGATAATCATCGAGGAAGCGGGAAACCCCGTCGAGGTGGCTCAAGAAGGCCTCGTCCTCGGCGGCGGCCTCGAGCCGGGATTGATCAATACGGCCCAGGAGCAGAACGGGGTTGTGTCCCGCGTCTTCCCACAGATCCGCATCGAGCCGGCGAAACAGCTCGAGGCTGGAGTGGTCCCACGCCCAGCGAAGATTGTAGGCCAGCTCGCGAAGGCGCTCCAGCGCGGGGGGGAGGCGGGGGCTCACGCGGAAAGTGCCGATCGGCTCCAATGCGGCCTCCTCCGGCGAAAGGCAGGCGGACCAGCGTGTGAAGATGCTTCAGGAATGGTACGTCGGAAAGCGAAGGCGGAACAGTGCGCCGCCAGCGGCCCGAAAGTAGCCGAGCCGCTCAGACCAGGGCGGACTCGATCTGGGGGAAGCGGATTCGGAAGACGGCGCCGCCGCCGTTAAGGTTGGCGGCTTCCACGCGGGCGCCGTGCGCCTCCGCGAGAGCGCGCACGATGGCCAGACCAAGGCCGGTGCCGGACGCGCTGCCGCCGGGCGTGCGCGCGGGATCCGACTGGTAGAAGCGGTCGAAGACGCGCGGCAGCGCCTCGGCTGGAATTCCCGGGCCGGTGTCGGCGACCTCGAGGACGGGAGAGCCGTTGCGAGTTCCGACGCGGACCGCGACCTGCCCGCCAGCGGGCGTGAACTTGATCGCATTACTGAGCAGGTTCCAAACCATCTGGCGGACGAGATGTTCGTCCACGTTCGCGGCCACGGCCTCGCCGGCATCCACTGTCAGCTCGATGTGCTTCGCCTGCGCCTGCTGACCGAGGCGCTCCGCCACCTCGCGCGCGCACGCGGCCAGGTCCGTGGGTGTGGCCCGCACCTCGAGCGCGCCCGCGTCGGAGCGCGCCAGCGTGAGCAGGTCCTCGGCCACGCGCGAAAGCCGCTGCACCTCTTCCAGCGCACTGTCCATCACCCGCTCGTATTCCTCGGGACTCCGCGGGCGGCGCCGGGCCAGCTCCAGCTCGCCACGAAGCGCCGTCAGGGGCGAGCGCAATTCGTGACTCGCATCCGCAGTGAAGCGGCGTTGCGCCTCGAACGCGGCTGCGAGCCGCTCGAGCATCGTGTTCAGCACCTGCACGAGCCGCTGGTACTCGCGGCTGTCGGCGTAGGCGCTGATGCGGCGCTCGAGCGTGCCCGCCTCGATCGCCTCCGCCTGGTCGATGACCTCGTGCACCGGGCGCACCGCCCGTCCCGCGAGCCACCAGGCGCCAACGAAGGTGCCGCCTGAGACGACGGTGGCAACGCCCAGCAGCAGGAGCAGCACCTGGCGCAGCATCCGGTTCCTGGCATCGAGCGGCGCCGCGACCTGGAGTACGTGCGGCTGGTGCAGGTGCCCGAGGCGGCCGAGCGGGTAGTACAGCGAGCGTATCGGGAGGCCCTGGAACCTCTGCTCCGCCCAGACGAGCCTGCCCGCGACGGACCGGCCGAGGGCCTCGCGGTCGAGCGGCAGGTCATTTGTGATATAGCGTGTGCGCAGCAGGGTCTGCCCGTCCTCGTTCCACACCTGCGCGAAACGGTTGAGCTCGCGAACCTGCGCTGCCTCCTCGGGCGTGAGCTCCCACTCGTGGAAGCGCATCTCCCCCGAGGGCGCATCTGTGACGGACGCGGCCTGGATCGAGGCGACGTTGAGCAAGCTGGCATCGAGCTGTCCGTCCAGCGTCTCGCGCACTGCGACGAACGTAAGGGCGGAGAGGGCGGCCAGCCCCGCGGCCATCGTCGCCGTGAAGCGGATGGCCAGCCGGCATCGGAAGGAGCCGGTCAAGAAAGGGCCTCGTGACTCAGGATGTACCCGACGCCTCGGATGGTGTGAATTAGGGGCGAGCCACCTGCCCTGCGCAGCTTACGGCGGACATGCCCCACGTGCACGTCCACCACGTTGGTCATGGGGTCGAAGTGCAGGTCCCACACCTTCTCGAGCAGCTCGGTGCGGCGAATCACTCGATCGGGGTTCAGCAGAAAGAACTCGAGGAGCTGAAACTCCTTGGGCGTGAGATCGAGCTCCCGCCCGGCGCGCGTCGCCACGTGCCGGAGCCGGTCCATGACGACGTCGTCATAGACGAGCAGCTCGGTCCGGCCCGCACCGCCGCGGCGCAGCAGCGCGCGCACGCGCGCCAGCAACTCGTCGAAGCTGAAGGGCTTGGTCAGGTAGTCGTCGGCACCCGCGTTCAGCCCCGCGACAATATCTTGAGTCGAATCCCGCGCCGTGAGCATGAGGACGGGCACGGTCTTCCCCGTCGCGCGCAGCTCGCGAACGATCTGGTACCCGTTCTTCCCTGGCAGCATGATGTCCACGATGAGCGCGTCGTAGTCGTAGACGTGGGCGTTCAGCGCGCCGTCAACGCCATCATTCGCCACGTCTACAGCGTAGCCGTCCTCTCGCAAGCCTCGCTCGAGGAAGCTTGCCACTTTGCGGTCATCCTCGATGACCAGAATCCGCATTTAATGCCCCGGAGAGCCGGCCAATGCGCGCCAGCGCCCTTCGCTCGGCCGCGCCGCCGTTCGCGAAACGCTCAGCTCGTTCTCGGAATTGTACCCGGCGGGGGAGGCTGGTTCCGCGCTCCGCGGCAGGCGCCCCGCCGGCTGGCCGCCGCAGCATGGGCGGAAGTCGGCCCGACTTCGCTATTCCGGCCTCATGGCCTCCTTGCCGCCGAAGCTCCAGCAACACGATCACCCGAGGCCGGCGGGGTAGTGCCGCCCGTGGGCGGAGTGCGCAGCAGCCAGACGACGGCGGTCACGAACAGGCCCACTCCCGCCACCATGAGTACCAGCGTGCCCAGCATCATGCCGCGCATGAGCCCTTCCATGTTCTCCGCAGGAGCGGCCTGGCCCTGCTGACTGGCCCAGGCGGAACTCGCGAAACCCAGCCCTGCCGCCAGGAGCGGCGCGACCGAGTGGAGGTACCTCATGGCGAACCCCCCTTCCCTTACTGCGCCTTGAAGTGGATAGGAAGCTGCACCCAGACCGGCACCCGCTGATCCCGGTTCTGGGCCGGGCTGAAGTCCATCAGGTCCGCCACGCGCAACGCGGCGTTGTCCAGCAGCGTATGGCCGCTCGACACCTTGATCAGGTACTTGCGCACTTTGCCGTTTTCGTCAATGAAAAACCACATGAGCACGGTGCCGCCGATCCCGGCGTCGCGCAGCATGGGCGGGTAGAACCTCCTCAGCGCCTGGGCCACCTCTTCGCGGTTCCTGAGCACAGGCGCCAGCGTAAACGGCGTGAATACCGGCGCGGCCTCCAGGTTCTCCGCGGTCACCACCTTCCCTTCGGCCCGCCCGCCTTCGATCCCCTCACCCGTGAAGTCCGCCTCGAGGATCTCGGGGCCCGTCGCAGGAGGCGGGATGTCCGGCGGGATGATCTCCGGCAGCGCCAGCGTCTGGAAACCTTTGGGCACATCCGCCAGCTCTCGGGGGGGCGGCGCGTCCGCGGGAGGTGGGGGAGGAGGCGGTGGTGGCGGCGGGGCCTCCGGCTCGAGCCGGATCAACGTCAGCTGCTCCTCCGGCCCCTGCCCCGCCTGGCCCACGGCCAGCGTGAGCCAGACGAAAGTTGCGATGACCGCCCCGTGGAACAGCACGGAGCTCGCGAGCGCGGCCGCGGTGGCCTTCTTCTGCCGCACGGGCGCACTCGCCATGAGGTGCGTGAACAGCTCGACCGGCTCGGCCGCCGGCATGCCAGCCTGGGCCTCCGTCAACCCTGCGCCCTCCGGTACAGACGGTGTGACCGGGTGCTCCTCGAGGGCAGGTGCGTGCATGGGACCACCTCCGTCGGTATCGAGTCGCGCGCGCCCGCGTGGAGGAGGATCCGCTTCGTCTCGACCTACGCCGGCGTCAAGTATCGAGTCGCGCGCGCCCGCGTGGAGGAGGAGCAACGGGTGTACCAGGGGGAAAAACGGGGGAAATGGCGGTGTCCCGCCATTCTTGGCGAACCCGGGGGCCGAGCGGCAGGCAACCTTGTCCCGGCCCGCTCCACCCCCCGAGGCATTTTGTCCCCCCCGGGGAAACGACCAGGATAAGACTTGAAAACCTGGTCCGACTAGAAGGCGAAGTCGACCACCAGTTCCTTACCCGGAAACACCTCGATCTCACGGCGCTGCTCGCCCAGCTCCTGATGCCAGGCGCGCAGCACGTACTTGCCGGGCAGCACGTCCCGGATCTGGAACGCTCCGTCCACGCCCGTGAGCCCGTAATAGGGGTGGTCGAAGACCCAGATCCGGGCGCGCATCCACTCGTGGGCATCGCATTTCACCTCGACCAGTCCAGGTCGAGACAGAGCGCGCCGGTTCTGCAGCTCGACGCCCTTGAAGGGCAGGGCCACATTGCCAATAGTGCGCGCCGCCAGGTAGAGGTGCACGTTGTGCATGATGGCGTCGTTGTTTCGCAGCACCAGCATCCCGCCCACCTCTGCCACCTGCACGGGCGGGTCGAAGTCGCACCCCACGTTGCTCAGCGTGTGGGTCCTGATGGGAGTGTTGACGGGCACGGGGCCCTCGAGGTAGACAACGGCGTCGCGCAACTTGCCCCCCTGCGCGAGCAGTCGGCGCGAGGCGACCGATTCGCCGCAGAACTCCCGGTCCTTGGTGACCTTGAGCTTTGCTGCCACGGGCGCCGATCCGCGGTAGCGGACGACGCCGTGGATGGTGCTCCGCTGGGCCAGGACGGACGCGGGCGAGAGCAAGCCGGCCAGGACAGCCGCGAAGGCCAGCCGCCGCGCAGCCGTTGCATGCGATGCCAGAAGCATAGTCATCCCCTTAAAAGTGGGCGTGCAGCGCTATACTGAGCTCATCCCTGTCGGCTGTGGCCTGGGGAATGTCCTCGAGCAGCGTGTAGAAGGCCGCAACCTGAAGAAAGCCGACCGGAAAAATCTCGAGGCCCATGCGCATGCGAATGCGCGCGTTTTCGCCGATGGCCGTGTTGGGATCGAGGAACCCGTAGCTGAGCTTGAGGTTGAGCCCGCGTACCACCAGGACGTCCCCCTCCAGGTAGGCGGCGGTCTGCTCGGTTTTCCCGCCCGCCGCCGGTGTATCCCGGATGCGGTCGATCTCTCCCAGCAGCGCCATACGGCCGGCCCGTAACCCGGCAAAGGCGCCGGCCAGCTCGCGCCGGCTGTCCCGCGAGCGGTTGCGCGCCGCGGAAACGCCGATGCGGAACGCCGGGTAGACCAGCGCGGCCGTGCCCACTAGCTGCTTGCCATCGTCGATCTCGGCTGCCCCCTGGGTGCCGTTCGAGACGGCCAGGAAGAAGGTGAAGGCACCAGGCTCGAGGCCCAGCTCGAGGCCCTGGTCGGGCGTGGCGTAAGTGAACCCGGTCCGCTCGCGGATGTACTCGGCATCGTCGGCCAGGCGCAGCCCGTAGGGGAGGAAGAACTTCCCCGCCTTCAGGTATCCGTCGAAGGGAAGTTGCTGCAGCAGTGCGAAGGCCTCGCGGGTCGCGGCACTGCCCGGCCCGACCCGCTCGTCCACGTAGAAATTCAGCACATCGGGGACCAGGCGCACATCGAGCTGCAGGCTGGCCTCGTCCACGTCCACGGCGGTGCGCGGCGTGGCCTCGCTGACCGTGCCGGCCGCCCGGATCCGCAGGTTCCCGCCCACGGAGGCCAGACCGCCCAGCGAGCGACCCCGGAATGCGCTCGAGCGCAGCGCCAGCCGTGTCTGCGCGTAGATGCTGCCGAAGTCGGTGCGTCCCCCGCCGCCCGTGCGGTTGATGTGGCACTGCGCGCAGCGCAGGCCGCTGCGGACGGCAAGGTAGGGCTCGGGCGCGGCGCCGGCCGCCGGCGCGGGCGCCAGGGCCAGCAGGGCCAGGGCCGCAGTGGCAGTGGCCAACCCAGCAGCAGGGACAAGCTTCATGGTCGGACCTCAGTTGTTCGCCGCGCCGGCGGCAATCCAGTCGCGTATCGCGGCGAGTTGCTCGGGTGTGAGCGGAGGCGAACCCAGGGGCATGCGGCTCCCCTCGATGCCCGGCCGGCCCTCCAGCTTCCATAGCAGGTAGCTGGAGTCCGGCTCGCCCGGCCGGACCCGCATGAGATCCGGCCGCTCGACGCTGTGCACGCCCACCAGGTTGCCGTGCGCCACGCCCGGATCCAGCGCCAGTCCCAGGGGGGCGGAAGCGCCCGTATGGCAGCGCGTGCAGATGGGACTGAAGACCAGCGCCTGGATCGAGCCCAGCGTCGGGCCGAGCTGGCGGGCCGGCCCCGTGCGCGGGTTGCCGAACTCGTCCAGCCCCGTCCCCTCGCCGGCGCAGCCGCCGCCCGCGAGGACCAGGGCGAGCGCGCCCAGCAGGCTGCGCCACGCGCGCCGCGTCACGGCCGGCCGCTCCGCTGCAAGTCGGGAGGCTCCGCCAGCAGCCGATAGATCCACGTCCTGGGCCGGCCCAGCGACTCGAGGTAGTAGACCAGCGCCCAAAGGCGATGCTGCACCAGGCTGTCCGACTGCTCCGGCCCCATGCGGGCCAGCTCCGCCGCGCCCGGCTGGCCCGCCAGATACTCCCGTAGCTCCCGCAGCTCTCGGGCCCCCAGCTCCTGCGCCAGCCGGCCCAGCGGCGCGTCCGCGCCCCCCGCGAAGGTGACGGCCGCCGGCTCGAGCGCGGGCATGGGCGTGCCGCTCAGCCCGGTGACCAGCGTGCGGTACACATCGGCGGGGCTCGAG
This window harbors:
- a CDS encoding type II toxin-antitoxin system RelE/ParE family toxin; translated protein: MDRLNSAVSLQSLSLPGLRLEKLKGDGAGQHSIRINDRYRVCFQ
- a CDS encoding SRPBCC domain-containing protein, producing the protein MNSTRISRRVNAPRAIVYRALLDARAVATWMVPTGMTSHVQVFDPREGGSFRISLTYDAPSGIGKTTANTDTYHGRFVKLVTNEQVVATARPADRRQRGRQALLREMDE
- a CDS encoding SRPBCC domain-containing protein, with the translated sequence MNAKTETQSISLEFDLPHPPAKVWRALTEPELLAAWLMANDMRPTVGHSFTFKQQPTPWWDGIVHCEVLEVDLHKRLRYSWRSGAESSRLDTLVTWTLTPTPSGGTRLVLEHSGFLPSNAFAIDGARKGWQRMVGEGLIEVLARAA
- a CDS encoding c-type cytochrome, translated to MERLHAILVPAFTVALTLVPATAGAQDHEEGGAALEPGHVLYAQKGCLGCHGASARGEVGPPLARTRLSFEAFLNQLRRPRGIMPRFAHTLVSDQEARAIYRYLETAPAADPRLRAELPHGKLDPASCAGCHRNYNPVIVRQFETSAMGRAGVQNRSVDFPRPQLTCADCHGTNHDTIMASRGRVPEVTCGGCHAQIYKDHVTDAGHSYGPGPGTLGTNWERNIGVPHYQQMPRVVMEMGCDPCHAQAGATDAKYWSTAAQRYIDTSSLIYRNGCIACHTRHSFSLEEARKPEACYTCHMGPDHPNYEAYMSSKHGSIYAARGDNWDWARPLAQADWEAPTCAYCHMLYVGADGRRSSSHNMTSKIIWGMGVQAAAGELTDLATQPEARQKRNEMLKVCLTCHSEDKARDYLRSADGHKLAGDALVVEARGILAELYDDGLIEPSHGSLAAALLAGPRYTALELPTSFAQHWPAGLYFDVTAIEREYFDLFFFSNLKSYKGAFHMSPDYAWWYGYADVLGHLARIRDEAQRLRDARSTRNRTLFMIFTGPLMVLGVLAALYLAWRFWRRRRQQEGS
- the glgP gene encoding alpha-glucan family phosphorylase — translated: MEPIGTFRVSPRLPPALERLRELAYNLRWAWDHSSLELFRRLDADLWEDAGHNPVLLLGRIDQSRLEAAAEDEAFLSHLDGVSRFLDDYLTLTKESTWFRRAHGSAPAPLIAYFSAEFGLTECLSIFAGGLGILAGDHLKSASDLGLPLVGVGLLYQQGYFRQVLNDAGRQQEIYQDNDFYTLPLALERRPDGNPLTIAIAFPGRQVAAQVWRARVGRIPLYLLDTNIPANGPGDRDITDQLYGGDLEMRIQQEILLGIGGCRVLEALGLDPVVCHMNEGHSAFLALERIRRLMERHGLDFAEARELASAGLVFTTHTPVAAGHDAFPHALMARYFEDYARGLGISLRELLVLGRQDAENDGEPFGMTVLALRLAAHSNGVSRLHGRVSRPMWRGLWPGVPEHEIPIGTVTNGVHFRSWISLEMDQLYDRYLGPRWREEPADETAWGRAGRIPSEELWRTHERRRERLVAFARRRLRTQFARRGASRAELEEVEEVLDVKALTIGFARRFAAYKRATLLFRDPDRLARILGDADRPVQILIAGKAHPRDEVGKDLIRQIVSLAREPPFHRRLAFLEDYDMAAARYLVQGSDVWLNTPRRPLEASGTSGMKAAANGVLNLSTLDGWWAEAWDVVGGEALAGGWAIGGGELYSDPEEQDRVEAEALYALLERTVVPAFYDRDAGGLPRRWVGGMKAALGRLCPIFNTHRMVREYTDRFYMPAASRARRLAADEAVGARALAAWKTRVLAGWSAVSVEAVDAGPADEVEVGEQVCVRARVRLGSLGPEDVAVQLYIGRLDPRGMISEATAIRMQPGGPVGDTAHVFEASAVPCPASGLHGYTIRVLPQHADLDGRFLPGLIAWAGPETAVE
- a CDS encoding HAMP domain-containing protein yields the protein MTGSFRCRLAIRFTATMAAGLAALSALTFVAVRETLDGQLDASLLNVASIQAASVTDAPSGEMRFHEWELTPEEAAQVRELNRFAQVWNEDGQTLLRTRYITNDLPLDREALGRSVAGRLVWAEQRFQGLPIRSLYYPLGRLGHLHQPHVLQVAAPLDARNRMLRQVLLLLLGVATVVSGGTFVGAWWLAGRAVRPVHEVIDQAEAIEAGTLERRISAYADSREYQRLVQVLNTMLERLAAAFEAQRRFTADASHELRSPLTALRGELELARRRPRSPEEYERVMDSALEEVQRLSRVAEDLLTLARSDAGALEVRATPTDLAACAREVAERLGQQAQAKHIELTVDAGEAVAANVDEHLVRQMVWNLLSNAIKFTPAGGQVAVRVGTRNGSPVLEVADTGPGIPAEALPRVFDRFYQSDPARTPGGSASGTGLGLAIVRALAEAHGARVEAANLNGGGAVFRIRFPQIESALV
- a CDS encoding response regulator transcription factor, which translates into the protein MRILVIEDDRKVASFLERGLREDGYAVDVANDGVDGALNAHVYDYDALIVDIMLPGKNGYQIVRELRATGKTVPVLMLTARDSTQDIVAGLNAGADDYLTKPFSFDELLARVRALLRRGGAGRTELLVYDDVVMDRLRHVATRAGRELDLTPKEFQLLEFFLLNPDRVIRRTELLEKVWDLHFDPMTNVVDVHVGHVRRKLRRAGGSPLIHTIRGVGYILSHEALS
- a CDS encoding energy transducer TonB, with the translated sequence MHAPALEEHPVTPSVPEGAGLTEAQAGMPAAEPVELFTHLMASAPVRQKKATAAALASSVLFHGAVIATFVWLTLAVGQAGQGPEEQLTLIRLEPEAPPPPPPPPPPPADAPPPRELADVPKGFQTLALPEIIPPDIPPPATGPEILEADFTGEGIEGGRAEGKVVTAENLEAAPVFTPFTLAPVLRNREEVAQALRRFYPPMLRDAGIGGTVLMWFFIDENGKVRKYLIKVSSGHTLLDNAALRVADLMDFSPAQNRDQRVPVWVQLPIHFKAQ